A genome region from Paracoccus stylophorae includes the following:
- the nagB gene encoding glucosamine-6-phosphate deaminase — protein sequence MKVLICETHEAAINRTAELIETQVRSRPRTVLGLATGGTMEPLYRRLSELHRASLSFAGVVTFNLDEYVGLSPDHPASYHSYMQERLFDHIDIDPQNAHLPRGDAADPRAEADAYDRRIEEAGGIDLQLLGIGRNGHIGFNEPTSSLNSRTRIKTLTRSTREANRPYFDAGTEPPAYAITMGVGTILDAKHCLLLATGASKAPAVAAMVEGPLSAACPASALQLHRKATVVLDQAAAAELRLTDYYHHVHPGGKASPFD from the coding sequence GTGAAAGTCCTGATCTGCGAGACGCACGAGGCTGCGATAAACCGGACGGCTGAACTGATCGAGACGCAGGTGCGATCCCGCCCCCGCACCGTTCTGGGTCTGGCGACCGGCGGCACGATGGAGCCGCTTTACCGGCGCCTGTCCGAACTGCACCGCGCCTCGCTGTCCTTTGCCGGGGTCGTGACCTTCAATCTGGACGAATATGTCGGCCTGTCGCCGGATCATCCCGCCTCCTATCACAGCTATATGCAGGAACGGCTTTTCGACCATATCGACATCGACCCGCAAAACGCCCATCTGCCGCGCGGCGATGCCGCCGATCCGCGGGCCGAGGCCGACGCCTATGACCGGCGGATCGAAGAGGCCGGGGGTATCGACCTGCAATTGCTGGGCATCGGCCGCAACGGACATATCGGTTTCAACGAACCGACCTCGTCCCTGAACTCGCGGACCAGGATCAAGACCCTGACGCGCAGCACGCGCGAGGCGAACCGCCCCTATTTCGACGCCGGCACGGAACCGCCCGCCTACGCGATCACCATGGGGGTGGGCACGATCCTGGATGCAAAACATTGCCTGCTGCTGGCCACCGGCGCATCGAAAGCGCCGGCTGTCGCCGCCATGGTCGAGGGGCCGCTGTCGGCGGCCTGCCCGGCCTCGGCGCTGCAACTGCATCGCAAGGCGACGGTGGTTCTGGATCAGGCGGCCGCCGCAGAACTGCGCCTGACCGATTATTACCATCATGTGCATCCTGGCGGAAAGGCCAGCCCGTTCGACTGA
- a CDS encoding ROK family protein, with translation MTQGFAIDLGGTKTAAAVVTNGQVVARLQAPTDGQAGLAQQLETLAGLLSQLGFRRGDRLGTAVAGRISADGNWQAVNAATLSGIGAEPLLAQLQDRFGPDVSVRNDAAAAALAEARKGAGAGSAHFAYLTVSTGVGGGIVLNGRLLQSANGLAGHLGFMSSPLGTARCGSGRWGTVESVASGRAIALAAGTPDARAAFADTSDRARAAIDRSAAAVARQIADLTALFGLDRVAIGGGVGLAPGYLLRVQSHLTSEPELFRVPVNPASLGQDSALIGALMTEEDIS, from the coding sequence ATGACGCAAGGTTTCGCAATCGATCTTGGCGGCACCAAGACCGCCGCCGCCGTCGTGACCAACGGTCAGGTCGTGGCCAGGCTGCAGGCCCCGACTGACGGGCAGGCAGGTCTGGCACAACAGCTGGAGACGCTTGCCGGCTTGCTGTCGCAGCTTGGCTTTCGGCGCGGCGACCGCTTGGGCACGGCAGTGGCAGGCCGCATCAGCGCCGACGGGAACTGGCAGGCGGTGAACGCCGCCACCCTCTCGGGCATCGGGGCCGAACCCTTGCTGGCGCAGTTGCAGGATCGTTTCGGACCCGATGTCAGCGTCCGCAACGACGCCGCCGCCGCCGCGCTGGCCGAGGCGCGCAAGGGCGCGGGCGCAGGCTCGGCCCATTTTGCCTATCTGACGGTCTCGACCGGCGTGGGCGGCGGGATCGTGCTGAACGGACGCCTGCTGCAAAGCGCGAACGGGCTGGCCGGCCATCTGGGCTTCATGTCCTCGCCGCTTGGCACCGCGCGGTGCGGTTCGGGGCGGTGGGGCACGGTCGAATCGGTCGCATCCGGACGTGCGATTGCGCTGGCCGCAGGCACCCCAGACGCCCGCGCGGCGTTCGCCGACACCTCGGATCGCGCCAGGGCGGCAATCGACCGCTCGGCCGCGGCGGTGGCCCGGCAGATCGCCGACCTGACGGCGTTGTTCGGACTGGACCGGGTCGCGATCGGCGGCGGCGTAGGGCTGGCACCCGGCTATCTGCTGCGGGTGCAGTCGCATCTGACATCCGAACCCGAACTGTTCCGGGTGCCGGTGAATCCGGCATCCCTGGGACAGGACAGCGCCCTGATCGGCGCACTCATGACTGAAGAGGATATATCGTGA
- a CDS encoding N-acetylmannosamine-6-phosphate 2-epimerase, with product MSVLERLQGGLVVSCQPVDDGPMDDPRIVAAMAQAAVAGGASGLRIEGVENLRATRPRVDVPIIGIVKSDLPDSPVRITVTMDQARDLIAAGADIVAYDATPRPRTDARDDVLAAILAGGAVAMADCATEADARDALAAGARITGTTLSGYTAETARDDDAPDLDLIAAFRRLGGFVMAEGRLNTPAMAASAMAAGADAVTVGSALTRLEVMTGWFARAVRADR from the coding sequence ATGAGCGTGCTGGAAAGACTGCAAGGCGGGCTGGTGGTGTCCTGCCAGCCGGTCGATGACGGGCCGATGGACGATCCGCGCATCGTTGCCGCGATGGCGCAGGCGGCGGTCGCGGGCGGGGCCAGCGGCCTGCGGATCGAGGGGGTCGAAAACCTGCGCGCCACCCGCCCGCGGGTCGATGTGCCGATCATCGGCATCGTCAAAAGCGACCTGCCCGACAGCCCGGTCCGCATCACCGTGACTATGGATCAGGCCCGCGATCTGATCGCGGCCGGCGCCGATATCGTGGCCTATGACGCAACCCCCCGCCCCCGCACCGATGCCCGCGACGACGTGCTGGCGGCGATCCTGGCAGGCGGCGCGGTCGCGATGGCCGATTGCGCGACCGAGGCCGATGCGCGCGACGCGCTGGCCGCCGGCGCCCGGATCACCGGCACCACCCTGTCCGGATATACCGCCGAAACCGCGCGTGACGACGATGCCCCCGATCTGGACCTGATCGCGGCATTCCGCCGCCTTGGCGGCTTCGTCATGGCCGAGGGTCGTCTGAACACCCCCGCCATGGCCGCCAGCGCCATGGCCGCCGGCGCCGACGCGGTAACCGTCGGCAGCGCGCTGACGCGGCTTGAGGTGATGACGGGCTGGTTCGCCAGGGCGGTCAGGGCAGACAGATGA